From Mucilaginibacter rubeus, a single genomic window includes:
- a CDS encoding GNAT family N-acetyltransferase produces the protein MLIRKATIEDLPVLLQFEQGIISTERPFDSTLKPDPISYYDLKAFISSSEVEVLVAEIDGEIAGSGYARIKKNPDSYYDFEKYAYLGFMYVLPPHRGKGINQAIIEELKKWVAEQGLAEIRLEVYNDNTGAIKAYEKVGFEKRMIEMRIRI, from the coding sequence ATGCTAATCAGAAAAGCTACCATTGAAGACCTGCCTGTTTTGCTTCAGTTTGAACAGGGAATTATAAGCACCGAACGCCCGTTTGACAGTACACTCAAACCGGATCCTATTAGTTATTACGATCTGAAAGCATTCATATCCTCGTCCGAAGTAGAAGTTTTGGTTGCCGAAATTGACGGGGAAATAGCAGGCAGCGGATATGCCCGCATCAAAAAGAACCCGGATAGCTACTATGATTTTGAAAAATATGCCTATCTGGGGTTTATGTACGTATTGCCGCCACATCGCGGTAAGGGGATAAATCAGGCTATTATTGAAGAGCTTAAGAAATGGGTAGCAGAACAGGGACTGGCCGAAATAAGGCTTGAGGTTTATAACGATAATACTGGTGCCATCAAAGCCTATGAAAAGGTAGGTTTTGAAAAGCGGATGATTGAGATGAGGATACGTATATAA
- a CDS encoding mandelate racemase/muconate lactonizing enzyme family protein, with protein sequence MTITHIDIYRFSIPMEPFTIATGTLAHAQNVFIRIHTDAGFYGVGECSAFPMIVGETQDTCLVMAREFARLWKGKDALDIEARLQELHSFTAGNTTIKSAFDNALFDIAAKNADMPLYQFLGGEKRTVESDITIGIAGHHTMALKALDFKASGANILKVKLGKNVIEDVERVQQIREAVGPAMKIRIDANQGWSFNEAVFALQSIAQYDIEFCEQPIRTWYDDRLPELMQLSPVKIMADESVYNHHDARKQINAGACHYINIKMAKSGGIYEAKRIHDVAASYGIPCMMGGMLESRIALSAKLHFVYASPNIRFYDMDTCKLGHLVDPCVGGAMYDGYHLTIDDAPGIGADADEAFLADCERFTI encoded by the coding sequence ATTACCATCACACATATAGATATATATCGCTTCAGTATTCCCATGGAGCCGTTCACTATTGCCACAGGAACCTTGGCGCATGCCCAAAATGTTTTTATCCGTATACATACCGATGCAGGCTTTTACGGCGTTGGCGAATGCTCCGCCTTCCCGATGATTGTCGGCGAAACGCAGGATACCTGCCTGGTAATGGCACGCGAGTTTGCCCGGTTATGGAAAGGTAAAGACGCTCTTGATATTGAAGCCCGGCTTCAGGAGCTGCACAGCTTCACCGCCGGCAACACCACCATAAAAAGTGCTTTTGATAACGCGCTGTTTGATATAGCGGCAAAAAATGCAGATATGCCCTTGTACCAGTTTTTAGGAGGCGAGAAACGCACTGTTGAATCTGATATTACTATAGGTATAGCCGGGCATCATACCATGGCTTTAAAAGCGCTTGATTTTAAGGCTTCCGGTGCTAATATTTTAAAAGTGAAGCTTGGCAAAAATGTTATTGAGGATGTAGAACGCGTTCAACAGATCCGTGAAGCGGTTGGCCCTGCTATGAAGATCCGTATTGATGCCAACCAGGGCTGGAGTTTTAACGAAGCTGTTTTTGCACTACAGTCGATAGCGCAATATGATATTGAATTTTGCGAACAGCCAATACGTACCTGGTATGACGACCGGTTGCCGGAATTGATGCAATTATCGCCGGTTAAGATCATGGCCGATGAAAGTGTGTATAATCATCATGATGCCCGTAAGCAGATCAATGCCGGCGCTTGCCACTATATCAATATAAAAATGGCTAAATCGGGCGGTATTTATGAAGCTAAAAGGATTCATGATGTTGCTGCTTCATATGGTATTCCCTGTATGATGGGAGGTATGCTGGAGAGCCGCATAGCTTTGAGCGCGAAATTACACTTTGTATATGCCAGTCCTAATATCCGGTTTTATGATATGGATACTTGCAAATTAGGCCACCTGGTTGATCCCTGTGTAGGCGGGGCCATGTACGATGGTTATCACCTGACCATTGATGATGCTCCGGGTATTGGTGCCGATGCCGACGAAGCCTTCCTGGCCGATTGTGAACGTTTTACTATTTAA